The Vicia villosa cultivar HV-30 ecotype Madison, WI unplaced genomic scaffold, Vvil1.0 ctg.000205F_1_1, whole genome shotgun sequence nucleotide sequence ATCAGACTCGGAGTCTTGATTAGACCAAGTGATAgacagtcctttcttttgctctttgtggtaggtaggacattcatctcttatgtgtccaaatccttcacatccatgacactgaatcCCTTTCCCTTGATTGGGCCTCTCTTCAGCTTTGAGTCTTCTTCTTGGATCATAGGTAttgctgatgtcattggaagtgttcttgacattgggtctggacttctaatcaacccttttaataagtctgttgaattgttttccaagcatggctatggcttctgatagaTTTTCATCGCTTCCACCACtgctttctcttgaattatcaTCTGTGTTGGAatagcttttgttcttcttttcaacagactCACAGATGctcaactcaaaggtttgtagagagccaatgagttcgtccagcttcatgttgctgatgtcttaggcttcctctatggcagtcaccttcatatcaaatctcttaggcagtgatctgaggatctttcttaccaatttttcttcaaacattttttctcctaaagctcctgagttatttgcaatctcaaggacattcatatagaattcataaatggtttcatcctctttcatcttgagattttcaaacttagtggtaagcatttgaagtcttgacatctttaccttggatgtgccttcatgtgctgttttaagaatatcccaagcttctttagctagttcacagtgttgcacaagcctggatatgttcttgtcaattccattgtgATGACAACCGGATCGAAATCAACTAGATTAAGAATCAATGAATTCGCCATCGATTATTTATTTATCCCACGaaatgggaaaggaaaacatcgactaAAACCTAAAaggaataaaacaaagaaaaggtcttacgacccagagaaaagggtaagggtgtcggtcacgcaaggagaaggggttagcactcctcgcttccatcgtactcgacgggatccgctcttgttagtctaaatctaAAGGGTGTTATCTAAAATCTAAAACTAAAAGCTAAAGGAAAACGCacgaagaaagaaaagaaaataaacacggggaaaagaaagaaataattaCAAAGATGTGCTCGTTTGGGCCCCGCGACCCAATACCTACGTATCCctttaaggaatcagagcgaccgtagttcggcttacaagttttgtatgtttttgtgttttttaaatgaacgatgttaaacatcgcattccactgctgcttgacctttggagacttacaaaATTGTCGTGGAAAGGAATTAACATGTTCTTACAGGAAAAAGGAAATTGAATTGGTTGGTATTTTTTGATGTAGATAATGGTGAATTAAATCTcaatgcaaggatactcacccttCTCTACTTTTTaagaatttgaaatttattaagtattttaagtgttttttgttgggtattttttaaaggaaaatgTGAATAGTGGTGAATTAAATCTCAATGCAAGGATACTCACTCTTCTCcatttttgaataattattaagTAGTTTAAagtttgaaaaggaaaaagaaaactaaaatgGAATAGAAATGGGAAATTCTAAATCTAAAATTATGTTAAACTAATTCTACCTAAAATTGGAAATATTTTTAGGGatttttaataagaaaataaaatttaaactaaagacatgtttttggatttttaataaatagaaaataaaagtctaatttaaaaaataaaatattttttatatttattttataccaaataaaaattaaaagaaaatatacaaaaatattataaACAACAAATAACTAAAACTAATAATCATTAAAGAAAAGTGCAATTAGCAAATGAGTATTGGCCCAGGTTATGTTGGTCcaaagaaaattgaagaaaaagtcACAAGGATGGACAGAGGTAAAAAACGATGGGCTTAGCATTTGAATCAGACCCAAAGTTTGGTCTAACTAACATTCAAAAGGAGGTGAAAACGCTGCTGGGTGGTGTGACAAGGAAAACGGACCGGGCCCTTTAATGAGAGGCCCAAAacgtaacaacaacaacataaaaaacCCTATACCAAAATGAGCAAAAACAGCCGCTCCACCTCATCCCTCAACTCACTCTCACGGTCAAATCTCTCTCACTTACTTCTGCTTTCTCACGACCTCACTCTGCTTCTCTCTCAGACCGAAAACAACAATAGCCTCTTATCTCTCTCGATCTCTCAGCTTCCCTGGTCCACCTCTCTCCTCTCTACTCTGTTCAACAAAACCAAATTCCTTTCTATTCTCAAACCACCCACCATAAATCCCTGGGATGTATTTTGAACATATTTGATAAGTccttttttatgctttttcttgATGCAGGTTGTATGTTGCTAGTTTGGTGCAAGATTTGGAGTGTTATGAGGACAACAAGGCTGTGCAGGTTAAGCAGTGTTTTACAGGGCATTTAGCTTATAATTTTGGTGAAGGTTGATGCATCGTGCATGCATGAAAGTGGTCCATCAAaggcttttttttctctttctattatgacaaaaagacaaaaataataacaataataataactaaaatgttagtaacaaataaataaaaaaaatcaaaaatgaaaagaaaattaaaaataaaagaaatttaagATTAAATTTAGTTTTAATAATAACCCAActtaaataaattgaattaaaactTAATCAAGATTAATATGAAAAGAAGTTAAAATTATAATGACCATAAACTTTTACTAGAAAAGAAAATGatgttaattatatatttttttatagattttttacTTAGAATTAAAACTATGAATTTAAGTGAGAATAAAGGAACTTAAACTTCAAATTTGAAATGGGGCTCGAAACGTCGACTTTTTAGATCAAACTGCTTCGAATCACTTCACAAATTTTGATATTCTCGATTCCGTTCCTGTCtaacaaaaacaaaagagaaaaagacatatttttatgaaattttgaaTTAAGAGTTAGTAAATACAAACATGATGCGAGAAAATGAAATGATGCAAATGACATGGAATCACAGGgaaaaatcagggtgcaacacATTGAACAAGGCACTTAgagccttggaattgcccaaagctatCTCTTCTTCAGTTTTGTTCCATTGTGCTTCAGGAACTAGAACaatggttccatcttccataaccttctcaggatgtttccatccgctttccacagctctccaggccttgttgTCCACAGACTTTATGACTACTAttatacgaggtttccagtagtcatagttttAGCCATCCAGGATGGGAGGTCTATTCTCCATAGTACCAAaattttgttgtccctagatctcacccagatgtaaacaggcagggtgcctgctctgataccaattgaaaattctagtaactcacgcttgATGTCTTACTGGATTTtttgacatccacaattacacagcacaaaaggttaaaacagaaacgcatgaaaacaataaagaacaaccagaattgtttacccagttcggttcaaacaacctactctgggggctaccaagccagggagggaatccaatataagcataattaattcggagttaaactcccccgtttacaactcctcatctaaaacctacccaatgtaattccaatttATTCCTAGACCTGTATATCTCCACTCACTCACCTCAATCATagtagtgattacaaataaacattacaaaaattcagagagaagacacacttcaaaaacacaccttgatctgcttaaaagcttcaaacaagagacacacactcgtgcttaaaagcttagagtgacaattaacaaaaacaacctattccaacgtaatcatcaaagataattgcttggagtacaagagacgaCTACaaaactatggttcttcacaattaacaatctttctttctgcgttccaaattaggattgcagactttttatattcaactcttgggccttgggcttttttagaaacacattagggtaaaccaagttaacctaatttatacGCTATCTGGTTGTTACAGTATGTGCTGTCAGCgaaatcttctggacgaaatattcagcacacaataaaaggtttcctaaattgtagattgagagaaattaggaaacacaattaataaaatataacagccactgctgtcacacaaggatgtcatgacatcggtcatgacttTCACTAATAGAACCTGTATTaacttaacacatatgcagcctgcataacacaatatcaaacatgtcatgacatcagtcaagacattaaacactcaggtatgttttaccacaaatgcagccaccATGAAAAACATCTATAGTAAACAATGAACAAACTAAAACCCTAAAAACTCTTCAATATGCTTAACTTATTTGATACATTAGGTTAAGATCGTTCTTTTAAATAGTCTTCCATAAGCATGGGCTTTGGGCTCTTCATTCAAGTGAACAAAATATCCAAAATAGCAGTTGTAAATCTTTTGCATAATCTTCTACACTAAAATAGGAACAAAATAGAATGTTTCCTAAAATGTCCCAACATCCTATTTTATGAAACAAGTGTAGAGCTGGAATAGAAACAGTTGTTCTAAAATAAATCCTTCTTGTACTTCAAAAATATGTGACATAAAATAGCAGAGAATCTCTCATCTAAATAAACCAAATCTTCCAAGAAGTAAAAATGCAGCATGCTACAATGTCACAATATAACATCTTGATGTGATACatgttttaccaaaattgttTCCAATCATAAAATCATGGAACTAACAACATTGTAATTCCCTTCATGAGTTTGAACCCGTAAAGCAACCACTTCTTCATTGGTGCTTGCAGAAGGAATCACAACAGAAACAAAACTATTCATTTCACTTTCTTGTCGAATAACAAGTGAAAAGGCTTTGTCAATATCAGGTAAGGGATTTATAATCATGATATGCGACTTTTAATGTGCAAATTTTTCAGTTAATCCCTTGAAAAATCGTATGACATAATCTTGCTTTCTATACTTCTTAACCGATGCAATGACACCAGAAGAACATGAAATTGAGCAAGAACTAAAAGGAATTGGTCAATAGTTTTCTAACTCATCCCACCTAACCTTCAATTGAGTGAAATAGCTAGAAAAATTGAGAGTACCTTGACGGAATTTGTAGAGATCTTCTTGAATGTCGGAAATGCAGAAGATATCGCCATGTGAAAACCGAATCTATAAATTCTTCCAAAAACAAGCTGCATTATCAATCCATAGTACCGATTTGACAATAGACTCCGAAATTGAACGTTGAATCCACGCAAGAACCATGGCATTACAACGAATCCATGACGCATACAGAGCATATGAAACCGGAGgtttgattagggttttatcgatGAATTTCTCCTTGTTCTTGGATATCAATGCAATGTGCATCGATCGAGCTTAGGTATGATAGTTCTTATCATTGAGCGGTGGAGTAACAAGAATGAGTGTTGGATTCCCTTACGAAAGGAGGTAATAAGGATTTTCAGAATTGGTTGAAAAATCGGCATAGCTCTGGTTTGCCATTTGAAGAATCAAGAAAAGAGTGGAAAACGCgattgaaaaaaagaaagaaaaaagcagTGAGAACAATCGCAAATAGCAGAGatagaagaaagaaaaatagtaGATACCAGAATTTATTAAGCTCCGATACCATGTTGATAATGAAAGATCTCATGGAACAGAGATGAAAAGTAAAGAAGAAGGGTGAAACACAAAGCATCgaaaaagaaaatattgaaaaatcTGTTACATTCATTGAAGTCTAAAGTGAATtgagtattatatatatatatatatatatatatatatatatatatatatgacgacttaagtgagaacacttggttattatgaaaaatgagaacaatgaatcacgaccattaaattttaatttgttgattttaatgaactggattgatttctctttctatattcatttaaaataaatattaaggatcatagaaataAGCTAGGTAAAATACCTTTATCGATCCCCCACAACTGCGaccgggagggggatggaaccacttgatgccagaactcgtccccgaaccggactaaaccggtggtctaaagaaaaaaaaataccttTATCTATATACTAAGAATAGAAATAAGTAAATACATAATACACAAATTTACAAATACAATCTAATAGTAATAGTAAGAACGAGGGGATCAAAACTATTGAACAATTCTACATTTAAAGGtaaagaaaggaaagaagattgaagattttttattttatttatctacatAGTTAATTTATTCAATAAGTTGGTGCGACAATTCAAAATAAGAAGGTACTATTAAATTTAGATATTTTTATTCTGTATAAACaagatttctttttattttctcagACAATTTTCATTTCGAAAAACAACAAAGTGAATCTGAAAAGCTTATGGGCCCCATTAAAGCAAATTCAGATAATTTGGAcagactttatttatttattttttaattttgatatctttcaaaaaaaatcaattctaccatCTATAAGAAAATCAATTCTACCGTCTATGAGTAGAAGTCTCCTTTAAAACTAAAGCAAAGATTTCTATGGACTCATCCAATATAAAAATTATCATCATTTAATATTATTCAAATCTAAAACATGGAGAGAAACCCACTCATGGACAAATTTTAATTAGGTGGAtttttatctacccaactcaaaaagttgggtaaggttacctcttTTGTAAAATACTTTggaaacaacaaaaatttatagtattttaataaataattaaatgtattaaatgagatggaatcatgtgattggttggaggtacatTACCCATCTTTTGTGATAGGTAGAGAAGTTGTCGATCCCCTTTAATTATTCACATTCTTTTTCGGCATGCAAAACGTTAATAAAAACTGTGTCGCCTCACACTTATaggtagtaataataatagtaataatatgtTTTGCATGACAAATTGTTAAACTATGTCGGCAAGCTAAACTTTACAGCTATGAAAATCTATGCTATCCCGCCAAAAATGGAAGCATTATTATTATCTGTACTTTACATCTATGCAAGAAGATAATTGAAGTGAATGTGTGGTGGAAAATATAGTACGACACACAAGATATTCAAAATGTTTTCCTTTTTTGTCTATAAATTGCTGCATGCAAGAATGAACTAATGCAACACAATACAACACAACTCCAACCTAACTAGCTAGTTCTTTCAGTTCCTTTACGCATTATGGTTTATGCTAAGCTCTCTCTTTTGCCTCTCTTCTTGCTTGCCACATTACGTATGTCTTCTAACTTTATTACTTTATGTGtgcaaatatattatttttaaagctaaagttaaaaataattttgagaaAAGAATATTTCTAACACTTATAATGAAAATATATTAAGAGTAATGTTATTCTTATACTCATAttatacaccaatacttacatcaAACACTGTTGAagagtgttttttaaaataaaataataatttttatttttatgtttaaaattaaatacgaCTCTCTTCATGTAggaacgtgcattaaccaacttcattactgtattaaccaagtttttacattgcattaaccaaatttggtgaCTACTGTATATTACTGTTCATGGGTGTAGGAATAGGATTACTCAAATttagttaatgcagtgtaaaaacttggttaatgcagtaatgaagttggttaatgcaacatccaggtattaaaaataatttttagcaatcATCAAACTtgattaatgcagtgtaaaaacttggttaatgcaataatgaagttggttaatgcaacatccatatattaaaaataatttttagcagtcatcaaacttggttaatgcagtataataatttggttaatacagtaatgaagttggttaatgcacgtccgcaCATGAACGGTgtcgtccgtaattttaaaaataaaaaatattttttataaatattattattttattttaaaaaatactgttTACCGTATAAATACAGTTAACAGTGTTTGGTATAAATATTGGTATATAAtatgggtgtaagaatagcattactcataTATTAATTATCAGAAATGCTAGAGTTACACCAAAATGTAACACCAACACCGTATGTATATACTATTTGATGTacatttgttttttaataattttcttttcatcttggGTTTTGTGCTAACATGTAAATGGTTTGAAAAATTGTTACGGTGTATATACGGTGTAGCCAAATTGAGTGTAAAGGTAGCAGACCTCATTAATTATATCTTAATATAAACTTTGGAATCACCATTTGTAGTGTTGATGTTTTCGATGAAGAAGGTAGAAGCATATACTTGTGTTGGATGGCCTTGTACCCGAGATGAGCCAAGCTGTGGTGGCGGTTGTCATTGCTTATTCGCTAAGGTTGGGCCAGGTTCTTGTGCAAGAGACAAACATGTTGCTAAGATGGTGAAAGAGCATCCTGATTTATGTGAGTCTCATGCAGACTGCACAAGAAAGGCAAGTGGGAGCTTCTGTGCTTATTATCCAAATTCGAGTCTTAAATATGGTTGGTGCTTTGACTCTAACTCTGAAGCTGAAGCCTCATTCAAGAATGCTCTTAGCTCTGAATTCTCAAACTTGTTGAAGATGCCTTTAGATGCTTCCACTTAAAGTGTACAAGAAAAACCATGCATGCATGATCTATCTCTACTTAAATAAAATTTCTATGTATGTCTTTATTTCCAACTAAGTTTGGATTTCTTAGAcacttaaaatttcaaaaataat carries:
- the LOC131625311 gene encoding albumin-1-like, whose product is MVYAKLSLLPLFLLATLLLMFSMKKVEAYTCVGWPCTRDEPSCGGGCHCLFAKVGPGSCARDKHVAKMVKEHPDLCESHADCTRKASGSFCAYYPNSSLKYGWCFDSNSEAEASFKNALSSEFSNLLKMPLDAST